One stretch of Rosistilla oblonga DNA includes these proteins:
- a CDS encoding cis-3-hydroxy-L-proline dehydratase: protein MKITRITAHRVELPLIEGAYHWSGGKSVNVFDSTIVAVETAEGLVGYGEVCPLGPFYLPAYAEGVRAGLRELGPHLIGLDPRELGVLNQRMDAALKGHPYVKSGIDIACWDLLGNASGLPVCMLMGGRVGESVRLYRAISQIAPDAMAENVASYRDQGYTRFQLKVGGDPDTDIQRIRAARDVLRPSDRLVADANTGWTQHEAQRVVRAVADLDVYIEQPCLTYEECLAVRRNTTHPFILDENIDGLEMLFRAKADLAMDVVNLKISKLGGLTKARQARDVCASMGIAMTIEDSWGGDITTAAIAHLAHSTPEPLRFTSTDFNSYVTVCNADGAPKREHGFMQASAAPGLGITPHFDVIGPAVVEVL from the coding sequence ATGAAAATCACCCGGATCACTGCCCACCGCGTCGAACTTCCTTTGATCGAAGGGGCTTATCATTGGTCGGGTGGCAAATCGGTCAACGTTTTCGACAGCACGATCGTCGCTGTCGAGACGGCTGAGGGATTGGTTGGGTATGGTGAGGTCTGTCCGCTGGGCCCATTCTATCTGCCGGCGTATGCCGAAGGTGTGCGGGCTGGATTGCGCGAACTGGGGCCGCATTTGATCGGACTCGACCCGCGCGAACTGGGCGTGTTGAATCAACGTATGGATGCGGCGTTGAAGGGGCATCCGTATGTGAAGTCGGGAATCGACATCGCTTGTTGGGATCTGTTGGGGAATGCCAGCGGGCTGCCGGTCTGCATGTTGATGGGAGGCAGGGTTGGGGAGAGCGTGCGACTGTATCGCGCGATCTCGCAGATCGCTCCCGACGCGATGGCCGAAAACGTCGCCAGCTATCGCGACCAGGGTTACACGCGTTTTCAATTGAAGGTTGGGGGCGACCCCGATACCGATATCCAGCGGATCCGCGCGGCGCGGGATGTCTTGCGTCCGTCGGATCGTTTGGTCGCCGACGCCAACACTGGATGGACGCAGCACGAAGCGCAACGCGTCGTCCGCGCGGTCGCCGATCTGGACGTCTACATCGAACAGCCCTGCTTGACTTACGAAGAGTGTCTGGCGGTGCGACGCAACACAACGCATCCGTTTATCCTGGACGAGAACATCGACGGGCTGGAGATGTTGTTCCGCGCCAAAGCCGACTTGGCGATGGACGTCGTCAACTTGAAGATCAGCAAACTTGGCGGACTGACGAAAGCCCGGCAGGCCCGCGACGTCTGCGCTTCGATGGGGATCGCGATGACGATCGAAGACAGCTGGGGTGGCGATATCACCACCGCCGCGATCGCTCACCTGGCCCATAGCACTCCCGAACCGCTGCGTTTCACCAGCACCGACTTCAACAGCTACGTCACCGTTTGCAATGCCGACGGGGCGCCAAAACGGGAGCACGGATTCATGCAGGCGAGCGCCGCACCTGGTCTAGGCATCACTCCCCATTTTGATGTGATCGGCCCCGCGGTTGTTGAAGTGCTGTAA
- a CDS encoding undecaprenyl-phosphate glucose phosphotransferase, translated as MQSITPIRPRQRSIEFLRLLIDGAAIIGTLAIVKGLSPGWFDNQAIVAGLTAILAFLLLGHVTGLYRAGLDMTANQEVVRVTTTWVLTMAVIAGLAFFARYGQHFARSVVLGWCIIAPVMICLIRMIWRVGQRMLLKQGIGTRRVAIAGLNDLGLQVSRNIEQSPGLGFQLTGFYDDRERERRSELGPNDPQLLGKIDDLIVAAQNNEFDIVMISLPMRAEERIKFILEKLSDSTASVYIVPDFFVFELMHSQWTNMGGIPAVSVFESPLYGVDGVSKRLVDIAVTISALVAAAIPMLMIAAAIKLTSPGPVFFRQRRYGVDGREILVWKFRSMTTCDNGSVVRQATKGDARITPLGAILRKTSLDELPQLFNVLEGSMSLVGPRPHASAHNEHYRGQIRGYMLRHKIKPGITGLAQVEGCRGETDTLDKMQRRVDFDHRYIRDWSLWLDIRILFKTLLVAWRQPEAY; from the coding sequence ATGCAATCGATTACTCCCATTCGCCCGCGACAACGATCCATCGAGTTTTTGAGGTTGTTGATCGACGGCGCCGCCATCATCGGCACGCTGGCCATCGTCAAAGGACTCTCGCCCGGTTGGTTCGACAACCAAGCGATCGTCGCCGGACTGACAGCGATCCTGGCCTTCCTGTTGCTGGGACACGTCACCGGTCTGTATCGCGCGGGCCTGGACATGACGGCAAATCAAGAAGTAGTTCGCGTGACGACGACGTGGGTGCTGACCATGGCGGTGATCGCCGGGTTGGCGTTCTTCGCTCGCTACGGACAACATTTCGCTCGTTCGGTGGTTCTCGGTTGGTGCATTATAGCACCGGTCATGATCTGCCTGATCCGGATGATTTGGAGGGTTGGCCAACGGATGCTTTTGAAACAAGGAATCGGTACGCGGCGGGTTGCCATCGCCGGCTTAAACGACCTCGGCCTGCAGGTTTCGCGGAACATCGAACAATCGCCCGGTCTCGGTTTTCAGTTGACCGGGTTTTATGACGATCGCGAGCGCGAGCGTCGTTCGGAACTTGGGCCCAACGATCCGCAATTGCTCGGCAAGATCGACGACCTGATCGTCGCGGCTCAGAACAATGAATTCGATATCGTGATGATCTCGCTGCCGATGCGGGCGGAGGAGCGGATCAAATTCATCCTGGAAAAACTGAGTGATTCGACCGCGTCGGTCTACATCGTTCCCGACTTCTTCGTCTTCGAACTGATGCACTCGCAATGGACCAACATGGGCGGAATCCCTGCGGTCAGCGTGTTCGAATCGCCGCTGTACGGCGTCGATGGCGTCTCGAAACGACTGGTCGATATCGCTGTCACGATCTCGGCGCTTGTCGCCGCGGCGATCCCGATGTTGATGATCGCCGCTGCGATCAAACTGACCTCCCCCGGTCCAGTCTTCTTCCGGCAACGACGTTATGGCGTCGATGGCCGCGAGATCCTGGTTTGGAAGTTCCGCTCGATGACGACCTGCGACAATGGCTCGGTCGTTCGCCAAGCGACCAAGGGAGACGCTCGGATCACGCCGCTGGGAGCGATCCTCCGCAAGACTTCGCTGGACGAACTGCCTCAATTGTTCAACGTCCTCGAAGGCTCGATGTCGCTGGTCGGCCCACGCCCTCACGCGTCGGCTCACAACGAACATTATCGCGGCCAGATTCGCGGCTACATGCTGCGACATAAGATCAAACCGGGAATCACCGGCTTGGCCCAAGTCGAAGGCTGTCGCGGTGAGACCGACACGCTGGACAAGATGCAACGCCGCGTCGACTTCGACCATCGCTACATCCGCGACTGGTCGTTGTGGCTCGATATCCGCATCCTGTTCAAGACGCTGTTGGTCGCCTGGCGACAACCCGAAGCCTATTAA
- a CDS encoding transposase, translating to MSAVSAIEGKPRHRAHPGRFLKRYRQAIADLLAAITLKMLRDQDWNGRYLLLLDSTLVATAGQTIENTFSTGNSKRRPAKNRRYTKYKYQRKSCHCFVFALLLTPDGLRVPMWLPYYTKPYAKAHKIKHRTQAQLAAQLICDAQVPAGTELIVLGDTAFDAKCVRAACRERGYFWIVPVNTNRVFSAKKHGKRPRVSLRIEQLPASRFQTIRLSIGAGPYAAQRRASCHRTARRRDGTKSTRTYHVHSERSEVHNVGMVMLVFSSSKPIGKKIQREGTKLLMTNAKHLSARQVCELYSLRWQIELFFKELKSTLGMNQYSFKDFEAVESWMGIVLITFCYLEWTRRRKLADRRIDDRQRKCWKHARSYTVREALLVGIRYREHQWHLRRLKTNHGLRTLRKRYTELLSQEYRCLA from the coding sequence ATGTCTGCTGTCTCCGCCATCGAGGGAAAACCGCGGCATCGGGCACACCCCGGACGCTTCCTTAAACGGTACCGGCAGGCTATCGCCGATTTGCTCGCGGCGATCACACTGAAGATGCTTCGTGATCAGGATTGGAACGGCCGCTATCTCCTGCTGCTCGATTCAACGCTCGTCGCCACTGCCGGCCAGACCATCGAAAACACCTTCAGCACCGGTAACTCCAAGCGACGACCAGCCAAGAATCGCCGCTACACCAAGTACAAGTATCAACGAAAGAGTTGCCACTGTTTCGTGTTCGCATTGCTGCTGACTCCTGACGGACTGCGAGTACCGATGTGGCTGCCGTACTACACCAAGCCTTATGCGAAGGCCCACAAGATCAAACATCGGACGCAGGCGCAGCTTGCGGCGCAGTTGATTTGCGACGCGCAAGTACCCGCCGGCACCGAACTGATTGTGCTCGGAGACACCGCATTTGACGCCAAATGCGTGCGTGCGGCTTGCCGGGAGCGAGGCTATTTTTGGATCGTTCCGGTCAACACCAATCGCGTCTTCTCTGCAAAGAAGCACGGCAAGCGGCCTCGTGTGAGTTTGCGAATCGAACAACTTCCTGCATCACGTTTCCAAACCATTCGTCTTTCGATCGGTGCGGGGCCTTACGCTGCTCAGCGACGAGCCTCCTGCCATCGAACGGCACGCCGCCGCGACGGGACGAAGTCAACTCGGACGTATCACGTCCACAGCGAGAGAAGCGAGGTCCACAATGTGGGCATGGTCATGCTCGTCTTTTCCTCGAGTAAGCCGATTGGCAAAAAGATTCAACGTGAAGGGACGAAGTTGTTGATGACCAATGCAAAGCACTTGTCGGCTCGGCAGGTGTGTGAGCTGTACAGTCTACGTTGGCAGATCGAGTTGTTCTTCAAAGAACTCAAGAGCACGCTGGGAATGAACCAGTACAGCTTCAAAGATTTCGAGGCGGTCGAGAGCTGGATGGGGATCGTGTTGATCACGTTCTGCTATCTGGAATGGACTCGTCGCCGCAAGCTGGCCGATCGTCGAATCGACGATCGGCAGCGCAAATGCTGGAAGCACGCTCGCAGCTACACCGTCCGCGAGGCGTTGTTGGTAGGCATTCGCTATCGCGAGCACCAGTGGCATCTGCGACGGCTAAAAACCAACCACGGCCTCCGCACACTGAGGAAACGCTACACTGAGCTTTTATCCCAGGAATACCGGTGCCTCGCCTGA
- a CDS encoding lipopolysaccharide biosynthesis protein: protein MAAAFGTFGFFAIQGILLARLLGPEGRGAYATIVAYPQMFLYMGLLGSADIFARLAAKLPASAGDSAARRAAMRYGLTTGIVTAAVCVLLAWFALPVDKRYLAPLASLVALTLPLQHIRLAVQGVDHGRGYFYRLSSLRAAAAAFFPLLLLGMWLAGWSELRDVTWAFVGSCVAGLLLCQVGMRGSWFGPPQQSVLESLSENRGLAISQIAAELLDRADLFLILFLGTLTDQGFYTSAIPIASTMIIVPNALALFSFRHGADPNTPLTAAGVTRFIALMFAGQIATGCLLAIVIPYAVPILYTQAFTGTVMFAWYLLPSGGLRGMLMTADGYLRGRGMPTPGIIGRIVALMILIGLTFALQPRMGIWSIPVALAAGQFVCLVIVFFAMYRQTQANSQNKV, encoded by the coding sequence ATCGCCGCAGCGTTTGGAACCTTTGGATTCTTCGCGATCCAAGGGATCCTGCTCGCGCGCCTGCTGGGGCCCGAGGGACGCGGAGCCTACGCGACGATCGTCGCCTACCCTCAGATGTTTTTGTACATGGGGTTGTTGGGATCGGCAGATATCTTCGCCCGCTTGGCAGCCAAGTTGCCAGCGTCAGCCGGCGACTCCGCGGCCAGGCGTGCTGCGATGCGTTACGGTCTCACGACGGGAATCGTCACCGCGGCGGTCTGCGTCCTGTTGGCCTGGTTCGCGTTGCCCGTCGACAAACGCTACCTCGCTCCGTTGGCTTCGTTAGTCGCACTGACTTTGCCGCTGCAGCACATCCGCTTGGCGGTTCAAGGCGTCGATCATGGCCGCGGCTACTTCTACCGCCTCAGTTCGCTGCGAGCCGCCGCGGCCGCATTTTTTCCGCTGCTTCTTTTGGGCATGTGGCTGGCCGGATGGAGCGAATTACGCGACGTGACCTGGGCTTTTGTCGGCTCCTGCGTCGCCGGCCTGTTATTGTGCCAAGTCGGAATGCGAGGCAGTTGGTTCGGGCCGCCACAACAATCGGTGCTCGAATCGCTGAGCGAAAATCGCGGGCTGGCGATTTCGCAGATAGCCGCCGAACTGCTGGATCGGGCCGACCTGTTCCTGATTCTGTTTCTCGGAACGCTGACCGACCAAGGCTTCTACACCAGCGCGATCCCGATCGCTAGCACGATGATTATCGTCCCCAATGCGTTGGCGTTGTTTTCGTTCCGGCATGGTGCCGATCCCAATACTCCGTTGACTGCGGCGGGAGTGACCCGTTTTATCGCGTTAATGTTTGCGGGGCAGATCGCGACCGGATGCCTGTTGGCGATCGTGATCCCCTACGCCGTGCCGATCCTTTACACACAAGCGTTTACCGGCACCGTGATGTTCGCCTGGTACCTGTTGCCTTCGGGCGGCCTGCGAGGAATGCTGATGACAGCCGATGGGTACCTTCGCGGCCGCGGAATGCCCACGCCAGGAATCATCGGGCGGATCGTGGCGCTGATGATTCTGATCGGACTGACGTTTGCATTGCAACCACGGATGGGAATCTGGAGCATCCCCGTGGC